CCAGGAGGCGCGCACCACCACCCTCGTACGGAGAACCGCATCATGAACGAACCGCTCTGCCAAGATCCGGCCCGGCGCGAAGCCGTGCGCCTGGACCGCCGCTTGTACGGCCTGGATTATCTGGAGGTGGGCGAGGACCAGCTCACCCTGACGGTCTATTTTCTGGGCAAGGCCCCCCGGGGGCTGGAGGCGCGCAATTTGCGCATTGACGGCGGTGAGCGCATCACCGGCATCGACGTCATCGCCATGCGCCTGGAACGCTTCCGCGACCCGGAGCTGGACGATTACATGGTGGTCACCCTGGACCGCTTCGGCGACTTTTCCACCTACACCCTGCGCGTGGTGGCTCAGGACGAGGGGGGCGATTGGGGGCCCCACCCCGATTTCGACCCGCGTTTCGACCGCCTCGCCTTCAGCTTCAAGGTGGACTGCCCCACGGGCCTCGATTGCCGGACCGATCAGATTTGTCCGCCCGAGGAGCGGGAGACGCCCGAGATCAACTACCTGGCCAAGGATTATGAGAGCTTCCGGCGCCTGATCCTGGACCGCCTGGCCCTGGTGATGCCCGAATGGCGCGAACGCCATGTGCCCGATATCGGCATCGCCCTGGTGGAGCTTCTGGCCTACACCGGCGACTATTTGAGCTACTATCAGGACGCCGTGGCCACCGAGGCCTACCTGGACACGGCCAGACAGCGCATCTCGGTGCGGCGCCACGCCCGGCTGGTGGACTATCGGCTGCACGAGGGCTGCAATGCCCGGGCCTGGGTGAGCATCGAAACCGACAGCGACTTTTCCCTTTCAGCCGACACCTTCTATTTCATCACCCGGCCGGCCCAGGCGCCCCAAACATTAGGCCCCGTGGTCTCATCGGAGGAGTTGCGGCCCATTGCCGGCCATCTCTACGAGCTCTTCGAGGCCCTGCGGCCCCGGGCGCTTCAGCTTTACCGGGACCACAGCCGCATCTCGTTCTACTCCTGGGGCGATGCCGAGTGCTGCCTGCCCAAGGGCGCCACCCGAGCCACCCTGCTGGGCCAACTGGTTCGACATCAGCAGCCCCCGGCCGAGGCATACGGCCCCCCGGCAGGAGGCGATCCTGCCCCTGATGCGCCACCCGATGTGCCGGTCACGGCGGCCCATCACGTGGAGCGCGCGCCTTCGGCCATGACGGCGCCCCAGCTGCACCTCAAAGCCGGCGACATCCTGATCTTCCAGGAGATGATGGGGCCCCGCACCGGTCATCCCGGCGACGCCGATCCCCATCACCGCCACGCCGTGCGCCTCGCCTCGGTGGCGGCCGGCTGCGACCCGCTCACCGGCCTGGCCGTGGTGGAGATCGCCTGGGATGAAGAGGACGCGCTGCCCTTTGCCCTTTGTATGTCGGCCGTGGGGCCGGCCCCGGCCTGTGAGCTGCTGGAGGATGTGAGCATCGCCCTGGGCAACGTTGTCCTGGTGGACCACGGCGCGGGCCGGGACGAACCCCTGGGGGAAGTGCCCGCGGGCGAGATCCGCGATTGTTGCCGAGATGTCGGCCTGCCCGCCGATGAGCAGCTGATCCCGGGCACATACCGCCCCATGCTCGGGGGTGCTCCTTTGACCTTCAGCCAGCCATTGGATCATGCCGCGCCGGCGGCGCGCCTGCTGTCGCAAGACCCCCGCAAGGCCCTGCCCCTGGTGAAGCTCAAGGGCGAACCCGCCTTTTCCGGTGATCCCTGGTGGCAGGCGCGTGCCGACCTGCTGTCGAGCGGTCCCGACGATCCCCACTTCGTGGCCGAAATGGACGAGGCGGGCCGTGCCCATCTGCGCTTTGGCGATGACGCGTGCGGCGAGCAGCCCGATGTGGGCACGGCCTTTACCGCCTTCTACCGCGTGGGCAACGGCCTGGCGGGCAACGTGGGGGCCGAGGCCATCGTCCACCTGGTGCTGCGCGACGCCACCCTGGACGGCGTGACCCTCAAGGTGCGCAACCCCCTGCCGGCCCGAGGCGGCACAGCGCCCGAACCCATCAACGAGGCCAAGCGATTTGCGCCCCACGCCTTTCGCACCGAGCTGCAACGCGCCATCACGGCTGACGACTATGCGGCCATCGTGGTCCGCGATTTCGGCCGGCGCATCCAGCGCGCCGCGGCGCGCCTGCGCTGGACCGGGTCGTGGTACGAGGTGCTGGTGGCCATCGACCCCCTGGGCAGCGACACGGCAGCCCCCGAACTGCTGGCCGAGATCGAGGCCCACCTGCACCGCTATCGCCGCATGGGCCACGACCTGGTGGTGGCCGCGGCCCAACGCGTGCCCCTGGAGGTCGAGCTGCTGGTGTGACGTGAAGGAGCATTACCTGCGCGGCCACGTCAAGGCCGCCCTGTTGGATCTCTTCAGCAACCGGCGCCTGCCCGACGGCAGCCTGGGCCTGTTCCATCCCGACCGGCTGAGCTTCGGCGACGGCGTCTACTTGAGCGCCCTGGCCGCCGCGGCCCAGGCCGTGGAGGGGGTCCAGAACGTGGAGATCCGGCGCCTGGAGCGTCTGCAGGAAGGCTCCAACCAGGAGCTGCAAAACGGCGTGCTGCCCCTTTCACCCTATGAGATCGCGCGCCTGGACAACGACCCCAGCCGGCCCGAAAACGGCCGTTTGACCCTTGAGATGAGAGGTGGACGATGAACAACCGCTGCCCCGACTGCTGCCACCCCGAACGCATCGATGCCCGCTTCTGCGGCTGCTGCGAGGGCATCGCGGCGGTAACGCCCCTGGCCCTGTTCAACCGGCCGGGGCTGACCCGGTTGCGCTACCGTATGGGCACTCATGGCGAAATTCTTTCGAGCATGCTCGCGCGCCTGTCGAGCCGTGATTACCCGGCCCTGGCCGAGCTCACCACCCGCGATACCGATGACCCGTCCATCGCCCTGCTGGATGGATGGGCCGTGGTGGCCGACGTGCTCACATTCTACCAGGAGCGCATCGCCAACGAGGGCTACCTGCCCAGCGCCATCGAACGGCGCTCCATCCTGGAGCTGGCGCGCCTGGTGGGTTACAAGCTGCATCCCGGCGTGGCGTCCAGCGTCTTCGTGGCCTACACTCTGGATGAAAAGTTCGAGGAGGAGACCACCATCCCGGCGGGCAGCCGCAGCCAGAGCGTCCCGGCGGCCGGAGAGCTGCCCCAGTCCTTTGAAACTTCGGAGGATCTGAAGGCGCGGGCCCTGTGGAACAACCTCAAGCCGCGTCTGAGCCGGCCCCAGACGGCAAACGCCATCCGCAACTATGATGCGAACAACACGCCCCGGCCGCAGGTCTGGCTGGCGGGCGTCACCACCAACCTCAAGCCCAACGACCCCCTGCTCATCGACTTCGGCGGCGGCATCCCCGAGTTTTTCCGCGTGCACCGGGTGACCCCCGACAACGGCGCGGACCGCACACTGGTGAATCTGGCCCAGCCCGTGGCCGCGACGCCCGGGGGCTCGGCCCAGCAGCGCGAGATCATCACGGCCCTGACCCAGAGAGCCTCCCTGCAGCCGCGCAACGCCCTGCGGCTGCCGCGCGCCCTCAAGCAGCAGTTCCGCTCCAGGGCCGAGACCGGCTACGCCGCGGTCAAGGCCTTTGCCCCGGTACTCAAACAGACCCTTTCCAAGGCCGCGGCCAATGCCCGGGTCTCTTCGCCCAGCCCCATCCGGGTCTGGGCCCTGCGGCGCACCCTGTCGCTCTTCGGCCACAGCCATCCCGGCACGCCCAACTACACGCCGGGCGAAGGCGGCACGCTCTCGGTGACCAGCTACACCCAACCCACTCTGGGCACGATCTGGCCCGGTGCGTTCATCGGCAGCCAGAACATCCCCACCCTGGCCGTGGAGCCCCAGGATGAAAACATCGCCGAAGCAAGCTGGATCGCCGTGCGCTACCCCGTGCTCAACGCCAACTGCGAGGTGACGGGATGGACCCACTCGGTGCACCGTGTGGACGGGGTGCAGCTCACCTCCTTAAGCGCGCTGGGCACCTCGGGCAAGGTCAATCTGCTGGAGCTGGCCGCGGGCAACGGCTGGCTCAGGGAGCTTTCTGCCGGAGATTTCGACCGCTACATGAGCTGCGAGCCCCTGCTGCGCAACACGACGGTGCTGGCCAAGACCGAGGCCCTGGAACTGGCCGAAGCGCCCATCGAAAATCTGATATGCGGTGGCATGGAGGACCTCATCGAACTGAACGGCTTTTACGAGGGTCTGGAATCGGGGCGCTGGGTGATCGTCGCCGGCGAGCGCGACCTGCCCGGCACCGAAGGCGTGCGCTTCAGCGAGCTGGCCATGCTGGCCGCCGTGACCCAGGATGTGGACTGGTCCCTGTCCAGCAGCGGTGAGCAGACTCACACCTTCATCCAGCTGGCCGAAGCGCTCGAGTACTGCTTCAAACGCGACACGGTGACCATCTATGGCAACGTGGTCAAGGCCACCCACGGCGAGACGCGCCGCGAGGTGCTGGGCGGCGGCGACGGCGCCAAGGCCATGCAGCGCTTTGCCCTCAAGCAAAAGCCGGTGACCTATACGGCGGCGGCCAATCCCAGGGGGGTGGACAGCTCCCTGGAAGTGCGCGTCAATGAGGTGCGCTGGCACGAGGCCGAGGCCCTGTCGGGCCTGGCGCCCACGGACCGGCGCTTCGTCACCCAGACCGACGACGAAGACCAGACCACGGTGATCTTCGGCAATGGCCAGCAGGGGGCGCGCCTGCCCACGGGTACGGAGAATGTCAAGGCCCGGTACCGCACGGGCATCGGCCGGCCCGGCAATGTCAAGGCCGGCCAGATCAGCCTGCTGGCCGACCGGCCCCTGGGGGTCAAGGAGGTGATCAACCCCTTGCGCGCTTCGGGCGGCGCGGACCGCGAAAACCGCGACCAGGCGCGCAAGCACGCGCCCCTTGCGGTCACGGCCCTGGACCGCCTGGTGTCGGTGCGCGACTACGCCGACTTTGCGCGCACCTTCGCCGGCATCGGAAAGGCATGCGCCGTGGAACTGAGCACGGGCCGCAAACCCCTGGTGCATGTGACCATCGCCGGCGCCGACGACATTCCCATCGACGAGACCAGTGATCTCTTCATCAACCTGGAGCGCGCCCTGCGCAGCCTGGGCGATCCTTTTCAGCCCGCACAGGTGGCCGTACGCGAGCTGCTGTTGATGGTGATCAGCGCCAGGGTGCGCATCGATCCCGACTACCTCTGGGAGGATGTGGCCGCGCGCCTGCGGGCGGCTCTTCTGGCGGCCTTCGGCTTCGAGGCCCGGGAGCTGGGCCGGCACGTATTTCTGAGCGAGGTCTACGCCGTGACGCAGGCCGTGCGCGGGGTGGTCTACGTGGACATCGACAGTTTCGGCGGGGTGCCCGAAAAGATCAGCGACTACACCGGTGAGCGCCGCCTGCTGACCCCCGACGAGGTCACCGATGCGGTCTTCTGCATCGCCGATCCGGCCGCCTGCGAATACGAGGGCCACACCACGGCCGCCCTGCGCGTGACGACCCGACTACGTGGCCCAGGCGCGGGCATCGCGGCCCAGGTCCTGCCGGTCAATTGCGCCGGCTTCGATGGTCTCCGGACCTATCCGGCCCAGCTGGCCCTGCTGTCCGCCGAGCTGCCGGATACCCTGATCCTTAACCCGATAGCCGATTGAGGACGCTGGGACGGCACTGTATTGCATTCTTCTTCGTGCCCTTCGTGTCCTTCGTGGTTCGCGTCATATGGATTCAAGCACCACGAAGGACACGAAGGAAAAACTGCTGCCGAAGCCCGAGCGGAAAAGGAAGGGCAAGCCCTATGAAGGACGACCGTATCAACCGATTGTATGATCTGCTGCCGCCCATCTATCGCATGAAGGACGCCGAACAGGGAAGGCAGCTGGAGGCCCTGCTGCAGGTGATCAGCGAACAGGTCGACCTGTTGGAAGATGACATCGGCCGGCTCTACGACAACTGGTTCATCGAGACCTGCCAGGATTGGGTGGTGCCCTACCTGGGGGCCCTGGTGGGCTACACCGCCGTGCCCGCCGCCGGCCTGCCCGCCAGGGCCGACACGCCCCAGGCGCGCCGGCTCAACCAGGTGCTCATCCCGCGCCGGGAGGTGGCCAACACCATCCGCAACCGCCGCCGCAAGGGCACATTGGCCCTGCTGGAGGAGCTGGCCCGGGACGTGGCCGCCTGGCCGGCCCGGGCCGCGGAGGGATACCGCCTGCTGAGCTTCACCCAGGCTCTCAACCACCAGCGACCCCATTGGGGCCGGACCTTGGATGTGCGCGACGGCGAGCTTTTGGATCTGCTGCACACGCCCTTTGATCGCAGCGCCCACACGGTGGATGTGCGCCGGGTCAACTCGGCGCGCACCATGGGATACCACAACCTGCCGGCCGTGGCCCTGTTCGTCTGGCGTTTAAAGTCCTATTCGGTCACCGCCACCCCGGCCTACTACCTGGAGGCCGTCAGCTCCACGGCCGGC
This Desulfatitalea tepidiphila DNA region includes the following protein-coding sequences:
- a CDS encoding putative baseplate assembly protein translates to MNEPLCQDPARREAVRLDRRLYGLDYLEVGEDQLTLTVYFLGKAPRGLEARNLRIDGGERITGIDVIAMRLERFRDPELDDYMVVTLDRFGDFSTYTLRVVAQDEGGDWGPHPDFDPRFDRLAFSFKVDCPTGLDCRTDQICPPEERETPEINYLAKDYESFRRLILDRLALVMPEWRERHVPDIGIALVELLAYTGDYLSYYQDAVATEAYLDTARQRISVRRHARLVDYRLHEGCNARAWVSIETDSDFSLSADTFYFITRPAQAPQTLGPVVSSEELRPIAGHLYELFEALRPRALQLYRDHSRISFYSWGDAECCLPKGATRATLLGQLVRHQQPPAEAYGPPAGGDPAPDAPPDVPVTAAHHVERAPSAMTAPQLHLKAGDILIFQEMMGPRTGHPGDADPHHRHAVRLASVAAGCDPLTGLAVVEIAWDEEDALPFALCMSAVGPAPACELLEDVSIALGNVVLVDHGAGRDEPLGEVPAGEIRDCCRDVGLPADEQLIPGTYRPMLGGAPLTFSQPLDHAAPAARLLSQDPRKALPLVKLKGEPAFSGDPWWQARADLLSSGPDDPHFVAEMDEAGRAHLRFGDDACGEQPDVGTAFTAFYRVGNGLAGNVGAEAIVHLVLRDATLDGVTLKVRNPLPARGGTAPEPINEAKRFAPHAFRTELQRAITADDYAAIVVRDFGRRIQRAAARLRWTGSWYEVLVAIDPLGSDTAAPELLAEIEAHLHRYRRMGHDLVVAAAQRVPLEVELLV
- a CDS encoding putative baseplate assembly protein produces the protein MNNRCPDCCHPERIDARFCGCCEGIAAVTPLALFNRPGLTRLRYRMGTHGEILSSMLARLSSRDYPALAELTTRDTDDPSIALLDGWAVVADVLTFYQERIANEGYLPSAIERRSILELARLVGYKLHPGVASSVFVAYTLDEKFEEETTIPAGSRSQSVPAAGELPQSFETSEDLKARALWNNLKPRLSRPQTANAIRNYDANNTPRPQVWLAGVTTNLKPNDPLLIDFGGGIPEFFRVHRVTPDNGADRTLVNLAQPVAATPGGSAQQREIITALTQRASLQPRNALRLPRALKQQFRSRAETGYAAVKAFAPVLKQTLSKAAANARVSSPSPIRVWALRRTLSLFGHSHPGTPNYTPGEGGTLSVTSYTQPTLGTIWPGAFIGSQNIPTLAVEPQDENIAEASWIAVRYPVLNANCEVTGWTHSVHRVDGVQLTSLSALGTSGKVNLLELAAGNGWLRELSAGDFDRYMSCEPLLRNTTVLAKTEALELAEAPIENLICGGMEDLIELNGFYEGLESGRWVIVAGERDLPGTEGVRFSELAMLAAVTQDVDWSLSSSGEQTHTFIQLAEALEYCFKRDTVTIYGNVVKATHGETRREVLGGGDGAKAMQRFALKQKPVTYTAAANPRGVDSSLEVRVNEVRWHEAEALSGLAPTDRRFVTQTDDEDQTTVIFGNGQQGARLPTGTENVKARYRTGIGRPGNVKAGQISLLADRPLGVKEVINPLRASGGADRENRDQARKHAPLAVTALDRLVSVRDYADFARTFAGIGKACAVELSTGRKPLVHVTIAGADDIPIDETSDLFINLERALRSLGDPFQPAQVAVRELLLMVISARVRIDPDYLWEDVAARLRAALLAAFGFEARELGRHVFLSEVYAVTQAVRGVVYVDIDSFGGVPEKISDYTGERRLLTPDEVTDAVFCIADPAACEYEGHTTAALRVTTRLRGPGAGIAAQVLPVNCAGFDGLRTYPAQLALLSAELPDTLILNPIAD